Within the Thalassoglobus sp. JC818 genome, the region CGACAAGATTCGAGACAAGATCCCATCCGGTGTTGATATAACCTCCGACGTTGGTTTCTGGGACAAGCAACGTCGCTGCAAATTCGACAACTTCATTGAGTGCTCCAAATCCCATCCCGGCCGCTGCGCAAAGTGTCAGCAATCCAAAGGTTGGTGAAACGCTCACACCCGATTTTTGAAACGCCGCCTTCAATGCTTGCCAGCAGATCCAAGTCGTCAACCCGAAGCCGTATGCGTGCACCAACTGGTCATACTTCAGCCGATGCGGAATCAACCACAAGTTGTACAAGACCGAGGATGTCCCTTCCGTCGGCCACGACTCCGGCACATGAACGAGCCCACCGCACATGTGTGCGAATCCCCACAGCGAGAGTCCCCACAACGCGAGCGGATGGAGCCGAACTTGATGATGAAGCCACAGCACCGGTCCCAACAGCACACCCATCACGCCGACATAAATCACGAATTCCATTTTGCCTGATGCAAAGGAATTCCACAGTGCGGGAGCGATGTACAACATCGTCACCAACAGAATCGTTTTTTCGTTCGACAGCAGCCCTCTCATCGGATCACCTCATCGTCGGGATCGCCTGAGAATACAGATACCTGAAGGATTGTGTACTTCGATCCCGATCGCGAAAGTTCCGATCGATAGTACACCATGCGATCGAATAGAAACTCTCCGTACGCGTGATCGCGATGTGTGTCGATCAGTTCCGTCAGAGTTTCCGGTGGTTTTCCGTTGACGCGCGCGACGGTGAGGTGGGGAGTGAAACGTCTTCCTTCTCTCGGAAACCCGACCGTTTCGAGCGCACCCGTCAGTCGATCTGCCAAAGAAATCATTGGCTGCTGCGGATGGCATCCTACCCAAACGACTCGCGGCCGCTTGGGATTCGGAAAAGATCCAACCCCCGAAAGCGTGAGCTGTTGTTCGTGTGTTTGCTGTGCAATCTGATTCATCACCTCGCAGACAGAAGCGATTTGATGATCTTTGGTTTCACCCAGAAACGCGATGGTGAAGTGAAGCATTTCCGGACGGTTCGTTCGTACCGTACCTTGAATCTTGCGAAGCGATCCAAGGAACCGACTTAATTGCTCAGTCGGTTCGATGGGGATCGCAATAAACGAACGAATCGTCCGGGACATAACCTAACGACAAAAACTCAATCAGGCGGGTGGCTGACCATCTTTCCACGGGCCAGCAAGCTTCATATAGGAAGGCTCTTCGAGAGTACTTCCGTAATCACCGGCAGTCCATCCGGGAATGTGCTTCGGCTTCCCGCGCTCTTCCGAGATCTTCTCCCACTGCCCCGCCCAGGACTTGCCTTTCTGATGGGCTTCGAACGCGTTGACGGGACCTGTCTTCGGATCGAAGTAGTAACAGACACCATTTCGATAACTCTGTGCACCGAGAATGACGGTTGTCACTGCTGCTGCTCCGAGATCCGGCGGGTTGTTGCAATCAAGAGGATTGCCTGAGTTCATTGCTGCAACCCAGTTCTTGAAGTGCTCGTAAGTCTGGTCATCAATCGGTTCGGTCTGAATCGTTTCCTCAGCGAGGGAACTGTCGCGAGTAACTTGAGGTCGCTCGGGGATGTATTGGATTTTATCCCCGTTGAAGATGAACGAGCCAAAGTGTCCGCGAATACATTGATCGATTCGCGACTCCTGGTTGCACATCGTCGACGAAACAAGACCGTGCACACCTTCGGGATAATCCGCCGCGACAGTGGCGACATCGGGGACTCCGCGACCATCATACTCAAGGTACAATCCACCCGCTCCAACGACTCGACCGGGATATCGCAATCCGGTTGCTTTGAGCATCATCGTGACACGGTGGACGAACAGGTCGGTGTACATCCCGGAACCGAACGGCCAGAAGCGACGCCATTGCTTGTACACTTCTCGATCGAATGGTCGATCTTCAGCGAGACCTTCTTCGACTCCCAGCCATCTCTGCCAGTCGATATTCTTCGGAGTCATGTCCTTCTTGAGTTCGTAATAACGCCACTGCCCCTGAGCCGAGTTTCGGAAGTACTCGGTCTGGAACATCATCACCTTTCCGAGTTTCCCGTCGTTCAGGAGTTCGCGGGCGTGATTCCAAACCGGTTGAGACGTTCCCTGCACCCCAACCTGCATGACTTTGCCAGAAGCTTCCCACTTCTCGACGACATCGAGAGCTTCCTCGACATTCTTCGTCATCGGTTTTTCGCAGTAGACGTGCAGTCCAGCGGCGAGTGCATCGAGAACCTGTTTGTGGTGCCAGTGATCCGGCGTGGCAATCGAAACAGCATCGAGATTCTCTTTCTCGAGCATCTCTTGATAGTCCACGTATTGAGTGGGAGTGTTGCCGTTTTGCTCTTTGATGTAGTCGGCAACTTTCTCTCGCTGCACAGAGAAGACTTCAGCTACCGCGACGAGTTCGATATTGGCCCCTTCGTTCTTCAGCTTTGCCAGCGACTTGACGTGTGCGCCAAACCCTCGACCACCCGGTCCAATAAACCCGATGCGGATGTTCTGGTTGGGAGATTGGGCAGGTGCGTTTTTCGCAGCGAGCCCAACGATCGCACTCGTCCCGGCGGCCATGGCTCCCGAGGTTTTCAAAAAACTGCGGCGGTTGACTGATTCTGTCATCGTCTTCCTCATAAGAAGTTCAAAGAATCAAACATGCGAAGCGTGGATTTTTCTCACGCCGACATTCATCATGCTTGAAGAAGCTGCAGACTCAAGCATCAAACATAACTGATCGTTCGGTCGATCAGAAGCTTGAACTCTGTTCAACAACTGCCCACTCCATAAGTTCTGACCTTCACACTGAAACCTTCGTATGCCTAAGCTTGATGAACCTTCGCTCCACGTTGTTTTACATTCTCCAGAAATTCCACCGAATACGGGAAACATTGGTCGAACCTGCGTCGCGGTGGGAGCAAAATTGTGGTTGGTCAAACCGATTGGCTATTCTCTCGAAGATAAGTATTTGCGTCGGGCCGGACTGGACTACTGGCAGTACCTCGACTTTGAAATCGTCGAAGACTGGGACCATCTTTTGGAAAAACTCGGTCCCGATCGAAATTACTGGTACTTGACAAAATTTGGGGAAAAAGTCTTCTGGGACGCCGAATTCAACTCGCAAGATGTGCTTGTCTTCGGGAGCGAAAGCAAAGGTCTCCCGGAAGAAATTCGGACAGCCAACTCCGACCACTGTCTCAGACTTCCGATGCGAAGTGAGGTCAGAAGCCTCAATCTTGCCAGTGCTGCCACAGCGGTAATTTACGAAGCAATGCGTCAACTCGGCGGAGTGGAGTAACAACAGCATCTGAAGATCACTCAATAAGGCCCATTCGTGACGAATCACTCTGACGACTCCGTTCGCTCACGTCTGCCACACTGGACGCGTTTCGTCTCGGTCGTGATCGGTTGCGTTGCACTCATTTCGGTCGCAAGTGCGTGCATCCCCTTCGAAGCCCTGAGAGGTTTTCTCGATCGATATTCCGGTGACGGATCAGCAGATGCCTATACTCCCGGAATCCATGACCGCGTCACGACATTTCTAGTCTTCACCGGTGTCATCGGTGGGCTCCTCGCAGCGACGGTGTGGTGGCTTCCGAAATCGATTTGGGACCGATTCAACATTCGGGGACGAACAAGTCGAACGATTGAAGACTGGTTTGCTCTGTTATCGGAGAATGCTCTGCAGCTGTCACTTTTCTTCTTGCTTGCAGTGTTGTTTCGTATTCCCTTTCTCAATGATCCAATCCGTTTCGACGAAGCGTACACTTACCTCAACTATGCCCGCCCTCCTCTGTTCATCGGCCTTTCGACCTATCACGATCCGAACAATCACGTGTTCAACACGCTGCTGACCCATCTCTCAACAAGCTTCTTGGGAAACGCCCCTTGGGCAATTCGGTTCCCCGCGTTTCTGGCAGGCTGCCTCTGTGTTCCCTTCACTTACCTGGTGGGAGTGACTTTCGGAAACAAAAGCTACGGAATCCTCGCAGCTTTGATTGTCGGCCTCTCTTCTGCTCTCATCGAATATTCGGCTCTCGGACGGGGCTACACAATTGTCGTTCTGCTCACACTGCTCGAAATCATCGTGGCAGGGCAGATTCTGAGAAGATCATTCAACAGCGCCTCCGCAAACTCGACTGGGCAAGATGAACACACAACGACTCAAACCGTTCCATTGAATGCGAATGGAAGTTCACCAAGCAATGACAGCCCCCACGGAATGGAATGGCCACTGATCGTGGTTTTCAGCAGCTTAGGATTGTGGACAATTCCAAGCACGGCTTACGCGAATGCGATGGTCTGGACCTGGCTGTTGATCGCCGGATTGCTCGATAAATCCCAAGCACATCGGTGGCGATTTCTCACAATCTGGCTGACCGGTGTTGCGTCGGTGAGTCTTCTGACGATTGCTCTCTATTCCCCGATCATTGCCACTTCGGGACTGGAGAGCCTCACCGGCAACGATTTCGTCAAACCGTTGACCAGTGATCAGTTTCTGAAGGGGATCATCCCGGGAATTGAAGCAACTGCTGCACTGCTCTTCCGGGACTGGAATTATGTTGCGTGGGCGGTGATCGTCGTCGGATGGGTGATGGCAGTCGTCGAAACCATCCGGATAACACTTCGCAACAATTCCTTCTTCTCGGTTCCATTTGTCTGCAGCTTGTTTGCAGTCGCCATGCTTCTTCTGATCCAGCATGTCATTCCTCCCGCGCGAACTTGGCTCTTCTTGATTCCGATCGGGGCACTCATTTCCGGTTGGGGATGGAGCAGCACCCTCGACAAGATTCGATCGCAGCCATGGAAGTCGGCAGTCGCGGGAGTCGCCTTCGCAGCACTCGTGGCAACGCAAATCTCCTTCTCAACAACATCAGAGTCGATTCGCCAGTCAGACGAAACGGGTCGCTGTCCGGATGCAAAACGTGTTGTCCACCGGTTGCTGGAGATGCCCATTTTAGAATCTCAAGGTGCGGCGAGTTTCCCGATCGTGACGACGACACCCATCAGCAGCCCGCTCGTGTATTACGCTCAAAGACTCGGACTCGACGAGAGACATTTTGCATTTCCGACACGAGAAACGATTCATAACGCGATCATCCTGGTCAGTCGCGAACATGGGCAATCACCGGAGGATGTCTTGCGGTCACTCGGCAGCGGCGCGCCGATCGACTGGAGTGACGCACCGCAGCCGACGTTCTCCTTAATCGATCAAATCGGCGAGGTCGAAATCTACCAAATCGTTGGGCCTGCGCTCTCTGAATAGCCCTGTTTCCAACTCGTCTCACACGAAATGAGCAGCGTTCACGAGAACAATGAAGTCCAACCGCTGCACAAAATCCATAGCAACCTACGGAAATGGTCGCTCTGGTGTTGCACAGTCGTATCGATTCTGAGGATTGAGTCGCATCATCATCGACACAATCGGCTTGTGCAGTGCGATCGATTTCAGAACAGCCTCTCCATTCGTCGAAATCGAAACTGCACGATTTTCTAACAGCTTGTGGTCCGGCCGAAATCGGGTCGATCAAATAAGCTGAAGATTCAGTACGCGCGGAATACTGATCTGGAGTGATGCATCTTTCCAAGATGCGAATTCAAGGAGAGCCTCATGCGAAAGTGGATATTCGCCGTCCTGTTTGGATCAATGTTCTGTGGACTGATGCCGGGCGAAGCACCCGCCACCGACGCCCTCGACGCTCTCAGATTCCGCTACCCGTGGAAGTGCTGTAATTGTAAGTCGGGGCTCTCTATCTTCGCTCCTTACAACGATCGAGATGTCACTCCCTGGCCGGCCGATGAACCGGTTCCGACAGGCTGGGTCGTTGTCGGTCACCGCGAATCCCTTCTGCAGCTCAGCTCGACGTGTCACCTGCTGCTGATTCGCAAGATCCCGAATCGCCCCAATGCGGAAATGACAATGTGGGCCTGCCAACCGGTTCCTTCAGGCTGGAAGGTGATTGAAGAATTCCATCACCACCAGTTCCCCGGAAAAGGTGTGAACGCTTATCGAATCCGGAAGATCTATTAAGCCGTCCCCGAAGGGACGATGAGCTCACTCCCTTTCATCCGATCGGATGAAAGCAGTCGCTGGTGCCGTGAATTGAGCAGCTGCGTGATAAGCATTCTTGCGATCCCTGTCCGTGATTCGGAAGAAGCCGTAATCACGAATGTGGGAAGAGTCGGCTGTTTTACGGGCAGTTTTCGCGGCAGCCGAATCTTGATGTCTCCAGATGGTAGAGTCGAACTTTTCCGGTGCGGCAATCGTAATAGGCATCTGCACAGGCGGTCGCAAAGAACGGTCCGATCGTCAGTCCGCATAATTGTGAGCACAGACTCGGAACTTCATAACGAGCTTGAACACGCACCGCCGGGAATCCTCCTCCTCCGCTGGAACCACCACCGAGCTGGACAATCGACTGTTCATCATTGTTCTCGTAAAGGCTGCGAGAACAGGGAAGGTCGGGAATTCTTGTCGGGTGGATGATCATTCCCTGCCGGGGAATCTGACAGTTACCCCAGCTTGCGAATTCCACATCTGTACACGGGCAGGCATTCGGGCCGTACTCAGGTGAGAAGGTATCGACGAAGGTGCCGCGCACGAAGGTTCCATCGTGAAAACAAACGGTGACCTGAACGCCCATCCGTCCGATGTCATCCGCTTCAATGGTCACTGGAGCCTGCCCCTGTCCTTGACCGCGGTCTCGTACCGGGGCTTGAAAACGAATTCGATCTCCAAGAGTAAATGGGTTGCAACCCGAGTTTGATCCCGGATCACAGAATTCCAGAGTCAGAGTCTTGGATCGATACGATGGATGCGTTTGTCCGGTAACATCACGGCCGCTACGAGAGCATTCGCGTCTTCCACCGGAGGGGTCATCTCCGGTCTGAACACCAATCAAAAACGAGACCTGATTAGGATTCACTCCGAAGATGTCTGCCTGCGAAGTTCCAAGCGGACCCTGTGGACCATTTTGATTGAGATCACAGTCAATGTCACCTGATCCACATCGAACGCGATTGCTGGGCTGATTGTCTTGCATGCTGGGAGAAACAGTCGGCGATTCCCCCGTAAAGTCAAAAACAGGATTGGTCACCTGTCCGTTGCGAGCGCGATAAACGTTCGGCAGTTCGTAAGTCACTCGGTGAATTGAAAGCGACGAGTTGTTTCCATTTCCGGGCTGAAAAGAAATCCCCCAATCGTTGTCTCCGTCGATTTCACCTTCGGCAGTTACGTCGAGCACAAGGCTGTAAGCGGAGCCGCACCCGGCAGGTTGGCAGGTGTCGAATTGAAAACGTTGGCCATCATCCCGGATGCTTCCGAAGACGAACACTCCATCGCATTCATCGTTCTGAAACAATCCCGTACCGGCGGAATAGTTGAGTGAAGGATCAACTTCAGTTAGGTCCACTGGTCGACCGTTGATGATGTTCGCAGACGAAAAATTGTTCCCGACTTGCCGAGGAAATGCTGTGTCCCCTGCCCCTGCATCGCCCCATGTCTTCACCGCAGCCATGGCGGCTGACTCAAGTGCATTCTTCAATTGAATGCGGGCTGCCCACAGATTTCCGACTTCCAGAACGACCGCGAGTGCAATCAGAAAGATCGGAATCGAAACAATCATCCAGAACGTGATGATTCCGGATCGATTCGAATCATCCGCACGATTGCTTTTCAGAACCTTGAAGACTGCTCGTGAGTTCATGGAACCTCTCCGAGATACGGAAAGGTCGTAACTCCGTGAATCCAACAATTGGAAAGGTCGAATCCGAATTGGGCGAGACAGTTCGGAGAGACAACTTCAGCAGGGATACAGACGACGACCCGTACTGACCGCGGAGCACCACTCACGATG harbors:
- a CDS encoding DUF2238 domain-containing protein: MRGLLSNEKTILLVTMLYIAPALWNSFASGKMEFVIYVGVMGVLLGPVLWLHHQVRLHPLALWGLSLWGFAHMCGGLVHVPESWPTEGTSSVLYNLWLIPHRLKYDQLVHAYGFGLTTWICWQALKAAFQKSGVSVSPTFGLLTLCAAAGMGFGALNEVVEFAATLLVPETNVGGYINTGWDLVSNLVGCLIAAVLISLFDRRSQVRPS
- the thpR gene encoding RNA 2',3'-cyclic phosphodiesterase; the encoded protein is MSRTIRSFIAIPIEPTEQLSRFLGSLRKIQGTVRTNRPEMLHFTIAFLGETKDHQIASVCEVMNQIAQQTHEQQLTLSGVGSFPNPKRPRVVWVGCHPQQPMISLADRLTGALETVGFPREGRRFTPHLTVARVNGKPPETLTELIDTHRDHAYGEFLFDRMVYYRSELSRSGSKYTILQVSVFSGDPDDEVIR
- a CDS encoding Gfo/Idh/MocA family oxidoreductase, producing the protein MTESVNRRSFLKTSGAMAAGTSAIVGLAAKNAPAQSPNQNIRIGFIGPGGRGFGAHVKSLAKLKNEGANIELVAVAEVFSVQREKVADYIKEQNGNTPTQYVDYQEMLEKENLDAVSIATPDHWHHKQVLDALAAGLHVYCEKPMTKNVEEALDVVEKWEASGKVMQVGVQGTSQPVWNHARELLNDGKLGKVMMFQTEYFRNSAQGQWRYYELKKDMTPKNIDWQRWLGVEEGLAEDRPFDREVYKQWRRFWPFGSGMYTDLFVHRVTMMLKATGLRYPGRVVGAGGLYLEYDGRGVPDVATVAADYPEGVHGLVSSTMCNQESRIDQCIRGHFGSFIFNGDKIQYIPERPQVTRDSSLAEETIQTEPIDDQTYEHFKNWVAAMNSGNPLDCNNPPDLGAAAVTTVILGAQSYRNGVCYYFDPKTGPVNAFEAHQKGKSWAGQWEKISEERGKPKHIPGWTAGDYGSTLEEPSYMKLAGPWKDGQPPA
- a CDS encoding tRNA (cytidine(34)-2'-O)-methyltransferase, producing the protein MPKLDEPSLHVVLHSPEIPPNTGNIGRTCVAVGAKLWLVKPIGYSLEDKYLRRAGLDYWQYLDFEIVEDWDHLLEKLGPDRNYWYLTKFGEKVFWDAEFNSQDVLVFGSESKGLPEEIRTANSDHCLRLPMRSEVRSLNLASAATAVIYEAMRQLGGVE
- a CDS encoding pilus assembly protein TadG-related protein; this translates as MNSRAVFKVLKSNRADDSNRSGIITFWMIVSIPIFLIALAVVLEVGNLWAARIQLKNALESAAMAAVKTWGDAGAGDTAFPRQVGNNFSSANIINGRPVDLTEVDPSLNYSAGTGLFQNDECDGVFVFGSIRDDGQRFQFDTCQPAGCGSAYSLVLDVTAEGEIDGDNDWGISFQPGNGNNSSLSIHRVTYELPNVYRARNGQVTNPVFDFTGESPTVSPSMQDNQPSNRVRCGSGDIDCDLNQNGPQGPLGTSQADIFGVNPNQVSFLIGVQTGDDPSGGRRECSRSGRDVTGQTHPSYRSKTLTLEFCDPGSNSGCNPFTLGDRIRFQAPVRDRGQGQGQAPVTIEADDIGRMGVQVTVCFHDGTFVRGTFVDTFSPEYGPNACPCTDVEFASWGNCQIPRQGMIIHPTRIPDLPCSRSLYENNDEQSIVQLGGGSSGGGGFPAVRVQARYEVPSLCSQLCGLTIGPFFATACADAYYDCRTGKVRLYHLETSRFGCRENCP